A genome region from Christensenella minuta includes the following:
- a CDS encoding co-chaperone GroES encodes MTIKPLGDRVVIKSVEAEETTKSGIVLPGSAQEKPQVAEVVEVGPGGVVDGKEIKMEVAKGDKVLYSKYAGTEVKLDGEELMIVRQSDILAIVK; translated from the coding sequence ATGACAATCAAACCTTTAGGTGACAGAGTCGTCATCAAATCAGTTGAAGCGGAAGAAACAACAAAGAGCGGCATTGTATTGCCCGGTTCGGCACAGGAAAAGCCACAGGTTGCAGAAGTAGTTGAGGTCGGCCCCGGCGGCGTGGTTGACGGAAAAGAGATCAAAATGGAAGTTGCAAAAGGCGACAAAGTCCTTTATTCCAAGTATGCAGGCACGGAAGTCAAGCTGGATGGCGAAGAACTGATGATCGTTCGCCAGTCCGACATTCTCGCAATTGTAAAATAA
- the groL gene encoding chaperonin GroEL (60 kDa chaperone family; promotes refolding of misfolded polypeptides especially under stressful conditions; forms two stacked rings of heptamers to form a barrel-shaped 14mer; ends can be capped by GroES; misfolded proteins enter the barrel where they are refolded when GroES binds): protein MAKQLKFGEEARRALEKGVNQLADTVKVTLGPKGRNVVLDKKFGAPLITNDGVTIAKEIELEDPFENMGAQLVKEVATKTNDVAGDGTTTATLLAQAVIREGLKNVAAGANPMGVKRGILNACETAVEGLKALSKPIADSKAISQVASISAGDDRIGTLISSAMEKVGNDGVITVEESKTMQTELDVVEGMQFDRGYASAYMVTDTEKMEAVLDDALILITDKKISNIQDLLPILEQIVQQGKKLLIIAEDVEGEALATLVVNKLRGTFNCVAVKAPGFGDRRKAMLQDIATLTGGTVISEEVGLDLKEATMDMLGRAKQVKVDKDNTTIVEGMGKKEDIEGRIKSIKAQIEETTSDYDKEKLQERLAKLAGGVAVIRVGAATETEMKEIKLRIEDALAATRAAVEEGIVPGGGTAPLKVTDDIKALIEKLAGDEKTGAKIVLRALEEPVRQIAANAGLEGSIIVEKILADSSKTFGFNAATGEYVDMINAGIIDPTKVTRSAIQNACSVAAMLLTTESIVTDLPAPEPPAMPAGGAPGGMPGMY, encoded by the coding sequence ATGGCAAAACAGTTAAAATTCGGCGAAGAAGCTCGCCGCGCGCTTGAAAAAGGCGTAAACCAGTTAGCAGATACAGTAAAAGTAACGCTTGGACCGAAAGGCCGCAACGTTGTTCTGGATAAAAAATTCGGCGCTCCGCTGATTACGAACGATGGTGTTACGATTGCAAAGGAAATCGAGCTTGAAGATCCCTTCGAGAACATGGGTGCCCAGCTCGTAAAGGAAGTCGCTACGAAGACGAATGACGTAGCTGGCGACGGTACGACGACCGCTACCCTGCTCGCGCAGGCTGTTATCCGCGAAGGACTTAAAAACGTTGCGGCGGGCGCAAACCCGATGGGCGTTAAAAGAGGTATCCTCAACGCTTGTGAAACGGCAGTGGAAGGATTGAAAGCCCTCTCCAAGCCGATCGCGGACAGCAAGGCAATCTCGCAGGTTGCAAGCATCTCGGCTGGTGACGACCGCATTGGGACGCTGATTTCCTCCGCTATGGAAAAAGTTGGCAACGACGGTGTTATCACGGTGGAAGAATCCAAAACGATGCAGACGGAGCTCGACGTTGTCGAAGGTATGCAGTTTGACCGCGGATATGCTTCCGCTTATATGGTAACTGATACGGAAAAAATGGAAGCGGTTCTTGATGATGCCCTCATTCTGATTACGGACAAAAAGATTTCCAACATTCAGGATCTCCTCCCGATTCTGGAACAGATTGTTCAGCAGGGCAAAAAGCTGCTCATTATTGCTGAAGACGTTGAAGGCGAAGCTCTCGCTACTCTCGTAGTCAATAAGCTGCGCGGCACATTCAACTGCGTTGCGGTAAAAGCTCCGGGCTTTGGCGACAGAAGAAAAGCAATGCTGCAGGATATTGCTACGCTTACGGGCGGTACAGTGATTTCTGAAGAAGTTGGCCTTGATCTCAAAGAAGCCACGATGGATATGCTTGGCCGGGCAAAACAGGTTAAGGTTGACAAAGACAATACAACGATCGTTGAAGGCATGGGCAAAAAGGAAGACATCGAAGGACGCATCAAATCCATCAAAGCCCAGATCGAAGAAACGACCTCCGATTATGATAAAGAAAAGCTTCAGGAACGCCTTGCGAAGCTGGCTGGCGGCGTAGCAGTTATCCGCGTCGGCGCAGCGACGGAAACGGAAATGAAGGAAATCAAACTGAGAATCGAAGACGCCCTTGCGGCAACGCGCGCTGCTGTTGAAGAAGGAATCGTTCCCGGCGGCGGCACGGCCCCGCTGAAGGTAACGGATGACATCAAGGCCCTGATTGAGAAACTGGCCGGCGATGAAAAAACCGGTGCGAAAATCGTCCTGCGCGCTTTGGAAGAACCTGTTCGCCAGATCGCTGCAAATGCGGGTCTTGAAGGCAGCATCATCGTCGAAAAGATTCTTGCGGACAGCTCCAAGACGTTTGGCTTCAATGCAGCAACCGGTGAATACGTCGATATGATTAATGCTGGTATCATCGACCCCACCAAGGTTACACGCAGCGCGATTCAAAATGCCTGCTCCGTTGCAGCTATGTTGCTCACGACGGAAAGCATCGTAACGGATCTTCCGGCTCCGGAACCGCCGGCGATGCCTGCGGGCGGCGCTCCTGGCGGAATGCCCGGAATGTACTAA
- the amrS gene encoding AmmeMemoRadiSam system radical SAM enzyme: MKRVCRICPHACILEEGQIGLCGARKNIKDRIIDDNYGQITAIALDPIEKKPLRRFFPGSRVLSVGSFGCNLHCPFCQNSSISVRGNEMTQQSIQPAELAQAAKALAGKGNIGLAYTYNEPIVGYEFVRDCAFAAHEKGLKNVLVTNGYCNEEPWKELLPLVDAMNIDLKAFSAGFYHSVGGNLETVKRSIKLAAQSCHVEVTTLVIPGENDSDTDMERLAAWLASLDKTIPLHISRFFPSYKMRDKRATPVKDILRLAEAARRHLEYVYEGNCR; the protein is encoded by the coding sequence ATGAAGCGGGTTTGCAGGATTTGCCCGCACGCCTGTATATTGGAGGAAGGCCAAATAGGCTTATGCGGGGCGCGTAAAAACATAAAAGACCGGATTATCGATGATAATTACGGACAAATTACAGCAATAGCGCTGGACCCGATTGAAAAGAAACCGCTGAGACGTTTTTTCCCTGGCAGCAGAGTCCTCTCCGTGGGCAGCTTTGGCTGCAACCTTCATTGCCCTTTTTGCCAAAACAGTTCTATTTCTGTGCGCGGGAATGAGATGACGCAACAATCCATACAGCCGGCAGAGTTGGCACAGGCGGCGAAAGCATTAGCGGGGAAGGGGAATATCGGACTTGCTTATACCTACAACGAACCGATCGTCGGTTACGAATTTGTGCGGGACTGCGCTTTCGCGGCTCATGAAAAAGGCTTGAAGAACGTGCTGGTAACAAACGGCTACTGCAACGAAGAACCCTGGAAAGAGCTTTTGCCGCTAGTTGACGCTATGAATATCGACCTGAAAGCTTTTTCCGCAGGCTTTTACCATAGCGTAGGCGGAAATCTGGAAACAGTGAAGCGTTCCATTAAGCTGGCCGCGCAAAGCTGCCATGTGGAGGTGACGACGCTTGTGATTCCGGGTGAAAATGATTCGGACACCGATATGGAGCGACTGGCCGCATGGCTCGCTTCGCTTGACAAGACGATTCCTTTGCACATCTCCCGTTTCTTTCCAAGTTATAAAATGCGAGACAAGAGGGCGACACCGGTTAAGGATATCCTGCGGCTTGCGGAGGCTGCCCGCCGGCATCTGGAATATGTCTATGAAGGCAACTGCAGATAA
- the amrA gene encoding AmmeMemoRadiSam system protein A translates to MAVVGGIAVPHPPIILPEVGRGEEWKIEATIRAYREAARTIADMRPDTIIITSPHTVLYAEYFHVSPGKSAKGNLEQFRVRGVSVETKYDEAFAKELEKLAHEEGFPAGTDGERDPSLDHGTLIPLRFLQEAGLSGIPVVRVGLSGLDAEKHYQLGQLIAQTAEQMGRKTVIAASGDLSHKLKEDGPYGYAPQGPQFDKKATEALREADFMELLELAPDLCEEAAECGLRSFLILAGALDGKAVAPRLLSYEGPFGVGYGVATFHVTGNDPTREFGRRYHDKKRKRAAEQKAREDVYVRLARASLEHYVNTGTVLHRPEGLPDEMLDERAGVFVSLKKRGKLRGCIGTIAAGRECIADEIINNAVSAGTEDPRFAPVSRIELEELTYSVDVLGKAQPVESAEEFDTKRFGVIVTSVGRRGLLLPDLEGIDTPQQQIEIALQKAGIGRGEPYSIKKFEVIRHK, encoded by the coding sequence ATGGCTGTAGTGGGAGGAATTGCGGTTCCGCATCCGCCGATCATCCTGCCCGAGGTAGGACGCGGAGAGGAGTGGAAAATTGAAGCGACGATCCGCGCATATCGGGAAGCGGCCCGGACAATAGCGGATATGCGGCCCGATACGATCATCATTACCTCTCCGCATACTGTATTGTATGCGGAGTACTTTCACGTTTCTCCGGGAAAAAGCGCAAAGGGAAACCTGGAACAATTCCGGGTCAGAGGAGTTTCCGTTGAAACGAAGTATGATGAAGCGTTTGCGAAAGAGCTTGAAAAATTGGCGCATGAGGAAGGGTTTCCGGCAGGCACCGATGGAGAGCGGGATCCTTCGCTCGATCATGGAACGCTTATTCCGCTCCGTTTTTTACAGGAAGCAGGGCTTAGTGGTATTCCGGTTGTACGGGTTGGGCTTTCCGGGCTGGACGCGGAAAAACATTACCAGTTGGGCCAACTTATCGCGCAGACGGCGGAACAAATGGGCAGGAAAACTGTTATTGCCGCGAGTGGGGATCTCTCCCATAAGCTGAAAGAGGATGGTCCGTATGGGTACGCACCGCAAGGACCGCAATTTGATAAAAAGGCGACGGAAGCTCTGAGAGAAGCCGATTTTATGGAGCTTCTGGAGTTAGCTCCCGATTTATGCGAAGAGGCGGCGGAATGCGGGCTGCGGTCCTTTCTTATTCTGGCAGGCGCGCTTGACGGGAAAGCGGTGGCTCCACGGCTTCTTTCATACGAAGGGCCTTTTGGCGTAGGATATGGGGTGGCAACCTTTCACGTAACAGGGAATGATCCGACACGCGAATTTGGCAGGAGGTATCATGATAAGAAACGGAAAAGAGCAGCGGAACAAAAGGCGCGCGAAGACGTTTATGTACGGCTGGCGCGCGCTTCGCTGGAGCACTATGTGAATACAGGCACCGTTCTTCACCGGCCGGAAGGCCTGCCCGACGAAATGTTGGATGAACGGGCAGGGGTCTTTGTTTCGCTGAAAAAGCGCGGAAAACTGCGCGGTTGTATCGGAACGATTGCGGCCGGAAGGGAATGTATTGCGGATGAGATTATCAACAACGCAGTGAGCGCCGGGACAGAGGATCCGCGGTTTGCCCCGGTAAGCCGTATTGAACTTGAAGAACTTACGTACAGCGTGGATGTGCTGGGAAAAGCGCAGCCGGTGGAAAGCGCGGAGGAGTTCGATACGAAACGTTTTGGAGTCATCGTAACGAGCGTAGGACGCCGGGGGTTGCTGCTGCCTGACCTTGAAGGGATAGATACTCCGCAGCAGCAGATAGAGATTGCGCTTCAAAAGGCGGGGATTGGCAGGGGAGAGCCTTATTCCATTAAAAAATTTGAGGTGATCCGGCATAAATGA
- a CDS encoding aldo/keto reductase, whose product MIRNLQDRIHIAGGVEMPGFGLGLYKAKAGEEVYRAVRFALDAGYKHIDTATFYKNEADVGRAIKDSGVPREELFVATKLWPTDFPNARETFEKSLVALGTEYIDLYMLHWPGTDEVLRYRAWDTILGLREKGLIHATGVSNFIADQLADMKKQTGEFPANDQVELHPWFQQRELRSFCKKNGISVTAWGPIFHGHLSEEPLMEEIGGHYGKTAAQATLRWHIQNEIVVIPKSVHQERIISNADVFNFELSAEDMERIDALDGKQRFSWDSTKFDGDAEKARKNANK is encoded by the coding sequence ATGATTCGGAATTTACAGGACAGGATACACATTGCGGGCGGCGTTGAAATGCCGGGATTTGGACTTGGGCTATATAAGGCGAAAGCCGGGGAAGAAGTATACCGGGCCGTGCGCTTTGCCCTGGATGCGGGATACAAGCATATCGATACTGCAACTTTTTATAAAAATGAAGCGGATGTTGGACGCGCCATAAAAGACAGCGGAGTTCCGCGGGAAGAACTGTTTGTTGCAACCAAACTATGGCCGACGGATTTTCCGAACGCGCGGGAGACATTTGAAAAAAGCCTTGTAGCTTTGGGCACGGAATATATTGATCTTTATATGCTCCACTGGCCGGGAACGGATGAGGTGCTACGCTACCGGGCGTGGGACACGATCCTTGGGCTAAGGGAAAAAGGTTTGATCCATGCCACCGGCGTTTCCAACTTTATCGCGGATCAGCTTGCCGATATGAAGAAGCAGACAGGTGAGTTCCCGGCAAACGATCAGGTGGAACTGCATCCGTGGTTCCAGCAAAGGGAATTGCGGTCATTTTGCAAGAAAAACGGAATATCAGTTACAGCATGGGGGCCGATTTTTCACGGACACCTCAGCGAAGAACCACTGATGGAGGAAATAGGCGGTCATTATGGGAAAACAGCGGCTCAGGCAACTTTGCGCTGGCACATACAAAACGAGATCGTTGTGATCCCAAAGTCTGTCCACCAGGAACGGATTATCTCAAATGCAGATGTTTTCAATTTCGAGCTTTCGGCAGAGGATATGGAACGTATTGATGCCCTGGACGGAAAACAGCGGTTTTCCTGGGATTCAACTAAATTTGACGGAGATGCCGAAAAGGCACGCAAAAATGCGAACAAGTAA
- the aroQ gene encoding type II 3-dehydroquinate dehydratase: MKKILVMNGPNLNMLGIRETGVYGAKTLDEVNAFILKQAKDKDVELEFFQSNHEGALIDKLHDAYGRKDGIILNAGAYTHYSYAIRDAISSIHLPCVEVHLSDIHAREEFRHRSVISDVCIAQICGKGEQGYVDALNMLLEERI; this comes from the coding sequence ATGAAAAAAATTTTAGTGATGAATGGTCCGAACCTGAATATGCTCGGCATACGGGAAACGGGCGTGTATGGGGCAAAGACGCTGGATGAGGTCAATGCCTTTATTCTGAAACAGGCAAAAGATAAGGATGTGGAGCTGGAATTTTTCCAATCGAACCACGAGGGTGCGCTGATCGACAAGCTGCATGACGCCTATGGCAGAAAAGATGGGATTATCCTTAACGCGGGAGCGTATACGCATTACAGCTATGCGATACGCGATGCGATTTCTTCGATTCATCTTCCATGTGTGGAGGTGCACCTATCCGATATTCATGCCCGCGAAGAGTTCCGTCATAGATCCGTGATTTCCGACGTATGTATTGCGCAGATTTGCGGGAAAGGCGAGCAAGGATACGTGGACGCATTGAACATGTTATTGGAGGAAAGGATATGA
- a CDS encoding shikimate dehydrogenase family protein, with protein MQKNYCVIGSPISHSLSPAIHTMLYTRYGLDCIYDRMLVTSKTLASFVGSIRERRISGFNITMPLKQAILPYLRYVSPEACGGINTVVVHPDGLYGYSTDAQGFLAALQSTGSDYRGANIVFIGAGTVTKLLADDAAEKGAQSIVIVNRTLEKAQKIARQISAVSDRLANIGCYLKNCDLLINTTPLGMNGTGSDFEDLSFLDALPGHAAVCDLIYAPAQTSFLKYANTRGLKTMNGLGMLIWQGFFSFEKWFHILPGQRDYDAVEQELTRLLGQK; from the coding sequence ATGCAGAAAAATTATTGCGTCATCGGCTCCCCAATCTCTCATAGTTTATCTCCAGCTATCCATACTATGCTTTATACGAGGTACGGGCTGGATTGTATTTATGACAGGATGCTTGTTACGTCTAAAACGCTGGCATCTTTCGTCGGATCGATCCGGGAACGCCGTATTTCAGGCTTTAATATTACAATGCCGCTCAAACAGGCAATCCTTCCTTATCTGCGATATGTTTCTCCCGAAGCATGCGGCGGCATCAATACCGTAGTAGTGCATCCGGACGGTTTGTATGGTTATTCAACCGATGCACAAGGATTCCTTGCGGCCCTGCAAAGCACTGGTTCGGATTACAGGGGGGCAAATATCGTATTCATCGGCGCAGGAACCGTAACGAAGCTGTTGGCGGACGATGCCGCTGAAAAGGGCGCACAAAGCATAGTCATCGTAAACCGCACACTGGAAAAAGCGCAAAAAATAGCACGGCAGATAAGCGCAGTGTCTGACCGGCTTGCAAATATCGGCTGCTATTTAAAAAATTGCGACTTACTGATTAATACGACTCCACTTGGTATGAATGGCACCGGCAGCGACTTTGAAGACCTTTCTTTTCTCGACGCTCTTCCAGGTCACGCGGCTGTGTGCGACCTTATTTATGCACCGGCGCAAACTTCGTTTTTGAAATACGCGAATACACGCGGCCTGAAAACGATGAACGGCCTTGGAATGCTGATCTGGCAAGGCTTTTTTTCTTTTGAAAAATGGTTTCACATCCTGCCGGGCCAGAGGGATTACGACGCAGTGGAGCAGGAACTCACCCGGCTTTTAGGGCAGAAATGA
- a CDS encoding shikimate kinase, whose product MGHIFLTGMMGCGKSAVGKSLARKLCLPFIDLDSRIEREQGKTINDIFAKGGEPLFRKIESAVLIHAAHTEPDSVISCGGGIVLADENIRVMRESGTVVWIYRDVDQIMKTVDTQKRPLLRGGAEHIRGIFEARKKRYEDSCHIRIDNRDTIDGAANRIISALKAG is encoded by the coding sequence ATGGGACATATCTTTCTGACCGGAATGATGGGATGCGGAAAATCGGCTGTGGGGAAAAGCCTGGCCCGCAAACTTTGTCTGCCGTTTATTGACCTTGACTCCAGGATCGAGCGAGAACAGGGAAAAACGATCAACGATATTTTTGCTAAGGGCGGAGAGCCGCTTTTTCGGAAAATCGAAAGCGCAGTGCTTATCCATGCGGCCCATACCGAGCCGGATTCAGTGATTTCCTGCGGCGGAGGCATTGTACTGGCGGATGAAAATATACGCGTAATGAGGGAATCCGGCACAGTCGTATGGATATACCGGGATGTGGACCAGATCATGAAGACCGTTGACACACAAAAACGCCCTCTGCTCAGAGGGGGAGCGGAGCATATACGCGGTATATTCGAGGCACGGAAAAAACGCTATGAGGATTCGTGCCATATCAGGATTGACAACCGCGATACAATAGACGGCGCGGCCAATCGAATCATTTCTGCCCTAAAAGCCGGGTGA
- the pheA gene encoding prephenate dehydratase: protein MDELEKLRREIDAVDAEIVRAFEERIRIAEQVAECKIEKGLPVLDRKREAELLKKREEMLTDKALSSDIDRVYELLMSLSRAHQRRLVREKTESGRKHVMAGKAGYSGLPGAYADMARDLYFNGQAEAVSYQGFDEVFSAVEAGEIAFGVVPIENSYAGSVLQVYDLMDQYNDVCIVGEQLVHIDHALLGVPGAKVSDIREVYSHDQGLMQCAGFLDGYPEWKRIPYYNTAASAEYVAKAGDVSKAAIASEYAGWIYGLKVLKSAVNTSGENTTRFIVIGTDKKTAEEGADKASLSFVLEHKPGALAHVLNVFAKRELNMVKIESRPLKHRNFEYRFYVDFVGPEMGLQIEKVIPEIMPYCTQLKLLGIYRNGC from the coding sequence ATGGATGAGCTGGAAAAATTACGCCGGGAGATCGATGCAGTGGATGCGGAAATTGTACGGGCGTTTGAGGAAAGAATACGAATTGCGGAACAGGTTGCGGAATGTAAAATAGAGAAAGGACTGCCTGTACTCGACCGGAAGCGGGAAGCGGAATTGTTGAAAAAGCGTGAAGAGATGCTTACTGATAAGGCGCTTTCCAGTGATATTGACCGGGTCTACGAACTGTTGATGAGCCTCAGCCGGGCGCATCAGCGCCGTCTTGTCAGGGAAAAGACGGAATCGGGTCGAAAGCATGTCATGGCCGGGAAGGCCGGATATTCCGGCCTTCCCGGCGCGTATGCGGATATGGCACGGGACCTGTATTTCAACGGACAGGCGGAGGCGGTGAGCTATCAAGGCTTTGACGAGGTTTTTTCTGCAGTTGAAGCGGGAGAAATTGCTTTTGGCGTAGTACCAATTGAAAATTCCTATGCGGGCAGCGTACTGCAGGTTTACGATCTCATGGATCAGTATAACGATGTGTGCATTGTGGGAGAGCAGCTTGTCCACATCGACCATGCCCTGCTCGGCGTACCGGGAGCAAAGGTATCTGATATCCGCGAGGTATATTCCCACGACCAGGGACTGATGCAGTGCGCGGGTTTTCTGGACGGTTATCCTGAATGGAAAAGGATACCCTATTATAATACTGCCGCCAGCGCAGAATATGTGGCAAAAGCAGGCGACGTTTCAAAGGCCGCAATCGCCAGTGAATACGCGGGCTGGATTTATGGACTCAAGGTCCTGAAAAGCGCCGTCAATACGAGCGGAGAGAATACTACACGGTTCATCGTCATCGGAACGGATAAAAAGACAGCCGAAGAAGGGGCGGACAAGGCAAGCCTTAGTTTTGTATTGGAACACAAGCCGGGTGCCCTTGCGCATGTTCTGAATGTGTTTGCAAAACGCGAACTCAATATGGTAAAGATAGAATCCCGCCCACTAAAACACCGTAATTTTGAATACCGGTTTTACGTTGATTTTGTAGGGCCGGAAATGGGCTTGCAGATAGAAAAGGTGATTCCTGAAATTATGCCTTACTGCACACAGCTTAAATTGCTTGGGATTTATAGGAACGGGTGCTGA
- the aroC gene encoding chorismate synthase, producing the protein MSATFGNCLKVTIFGESHSTAIGIIVDGLPAGMEIDEGKIAQAMKRRAPNASVASTKRKEPDVPEVLSGYFKGKATGTPLAAVIRNKDMRSQDYERTMEFMRPGHADYTGFIKYHGANDYRGGGHFSGRLTAPLVFAGSIARQLLERENIHVAARIQSIADIIDEGPYPFERISNAESKAFAAVDPEITARMQDRIREAHREGDSVGGTIECAINGFPAGLGNPFFDSVESRLSHIMFSIPAIKGIEFGKGFELTRMRGSEANDIPILKDGRVLFQTNHNGGIGGGITNGMPVIFRVAVRPTPSIAKEQKTVNIETMQEASLRIHGRHDSCIVPRAVEVVKCAAALVAADLWLEVHNG; encoded by the coding sequence ATGAGCGCGACATTTGGAAATTGTTTGAAAGTCACTATCTTTGGGGAATCTCATTCCACCGCGATCGGAATCATAGTCGACGGGTTGCCGGCGGGTATGGAAATCGATGAGGGAAAGATCGCGCAGGCGATGAAGAGGCGGGCGCCTAATGCTTCCGTTGCTTCTACCAAACGCAAGGAACCCGACGTGCCGGAAGTGCTGAGCGGTTATTTCAAAGGGAAAGCAACGGGAACGCCGCTCGCGGCGGTGATCCGAAACAAGGACATGCGTTCGCAGGATTATGAAAGGACTATGGAGTTCATGCGTCCGGGCCATGCGGATTATACCGGGTTTATAAAATATCACGGTGCAAACGATTACCGGGGAGGCGGACATTTTTCGGGTAGGCTGACGGCACCGCTGGTGTTTGCTGGAAGCATTGCCCGGCAGTTGTTGGAGCGTGAAAATATCCATGTTGCCGCCCGCATCCAGAGTATTGCCGATATTATAGATGAAGGGCCCTATCCTTTCGAGCGGATAAGCAACGCCGAAAGCAAGGCATTTGCAGCAGTCGATCCCGAAATTACCGCGAGAATGCAGGACAGAATTCGGGAGGCCCACAGGGAAGGTGATTCCGTAGGCGGAACCATTGAATGCGCGATCAATGGATTTCCAGCGGGATTGGGCAATCCATTCTTCGACAGTGTGGAAAGCAGGCTTTCGCATATAATGTTTTCCATTCCGGCAATTAAGGGAATCGAATTCGGAAAAGGGTTTGAGTTGACGAGAATGCGGGGGAGTGAAGCAAACGATATCCCAATTCTGAAAGATGGAAGGGTATTGTTTCAAACGAACCATAACGGCGGGATCGGCGGAGGCATTACAAATGGCATGCCGGTCATATTTCGTGTTGCGGTGCGCCCCACGCCGTCGATTGCCAAGGAACAAAAGACGGTTAACATCGAAACGATGCAGGAAGCGTCTCTGCGGATTCACGGGCGGCATGATTCCTGTATTGTCCCGCGTGCAGTGGAGGTCGTGAAATGTGCGGCTGCGCTCGTTGCCGCCGATCTATGGCTGGAGGTACACAATGGATGA
- the aroA gene encoding 3-phosphoshikimate 1-carboxyvinyltransferase, with the protein MKKIAPSNIHGSLKIIPSKSVSHRALICAALAKGDSVLKNMAFSEDIAATANALRDMGLCEYELTGDVCTVHGGLRREGKQEIDCGESGSTLRFLVPLALDGKPRTFVGHGRLMKRPQGAYGRIFIRNRVEVEKTENSITICGTLDSGEYAMPGDISSQFVSGMLYALPLLINDSGIHLTTKIESKPYIDLTRSVQKLFGIRSHWRGHIIDVSGRQGYRPHDMTIEGDYSHAAFFAVAAALSGEVLLQGLEEDSDQGDREILGILQCMGADVEFREDGIFVRKNVLRPVEIDVSQIPDLVPVLAVLGCAVKGKMRIYNAGRLRYKESDRLHAMAHELEKLGADITEYEDSLVINGTGALDGGEADSHFDHRIAMALAVASCIAREPVVIRDPMVVRKSAPNFYEEFASLGGIVE; encoded by the coding sequence ATGAAAAAAATAGCTCCCTCGAACATCCACGGCAGCCTTAAGATCATTCCCTCAAAAAGCGTATCGCATAGGGCGCTGATCTGCGCAGCTCTTGCCAAGGGCGATTCTGTTTTAAAAAATATGGCTTTTTCTGAAGATATTGCCGCGACCGCGAATGCCCTCCGGGATATGGGGCTGTGCGAATACGAGCTTACAGGCGATGTGTGTACCGTGCACGGCGGACTCAGGCGGGAAGGAAAACAGGAAATTGATTGCGGGGAGTCGGGTTCGACCCTGCGTTTTCTGGTGCCGCTTGCACTGGACGGAAAGCCAAGAACATTTGTCGGACATGGCCGTCTGATGAAACGCCCGCAGGGGGCGTACGGCCGTATTTTTATCAGGAATCGGGTCGAGGTAGAGAAAACAGAAAACTCCATCACGATCTGCGGGACCCTGGACAGTGGGGAATATGCAATGCCGGGAGATATTTCATCGCAGTTTGTATCGGGAATGCTGTACGCCTTGCCGTTGCTGATAAACGATTCAGGCATCCATCTGACGACCAAAATTGAGTCCAAACCATATATTGATTTAACGCGCAGCGTACAAAAGCTGTTCGGCATTCGCAGTCATTGGCGCGGACATATCATCGACGTATCGGGGCGGCAGGGATATCGTCCGCATGATATGACGATTGAAGGAGATTATTCCCACGCCGCTTTTTTTGCCGTTGCTGCAGCGCTCAGCGGGGAGGTTCTGCTGCAGGGACTGGAGGAAGATTCGGATCAGGGTGACCGGGAAATACTCGGGATTTTGCAGTGTATGGGAGCAGATGTCGAATTTAGGGAAGACGGTATTTTTGTGAGGAAGAATGTGCTCAGGCCGGTTGAGATCGATGTGAGCCAAATACCCGACCTCGTACCGGTGCTTGCTGTACTTGGTTGTGCGGTAAAAGGCAAAATGAGAATTTATAATGCTGGACGGCTGCGTTACAAGGAAAGCGACCGCCTGCACGCGATGGCACATGAACTTGAAAAATTAGGGGCTGATATTACAGAATATGAGGACAGCTTGGTGATTAACGGAACCGGGGCTCTGGACGGGGGAGAGGCGGACAGCCACTTTGACCACCGGATCGCCATGGCTCTTGCAGTTGCATCCTGTATCGCCCGGGAACCGGTCGTCATACGGGACCCTATGGTTGTTAGAAAATCAGCTCCAAACTTTTATGAAGAATTTGCGAGCCTCGGGGGAATTGTGGAATGA